GCTCTACATCCTCTACCGAGCGGTCCACCGGCTCCTTGCCGAACGCGAAGTCAGCGTTGATCGCGCCTATGTCGGTGAATACGCCACGGCGCTCGAGATGGCCGGCGCGTCGGTATCGGTGCTCAAGCTGGATGCCGACCTGACGCGGCTGCTCGACGCGCCGGCACGCTCTCCCTTTTTCATCCAGCCATGAGCGAGGCGGCCGGTTCGACGCTGGACGCAGCCGCAACCGTCGGGCTGCTGCGCCACCTGCTGGCCGTGGTCGACGAGCGCGCCGAGGAGCTCAACCACCTCGATTCCGTCGCCGGAGACGGCGATCTCGGGGTGACCATGAAGCTGGGCATGAAGGGGGCACTCGAGGCGCTGGCGGCGACTCCCGACCCCACTGACGTGGGCAGCGTCCTGGTCACCGCCGGCAAGGCGTTCGGCACCGAGGCTCCTTCCACCATGGGCGCCCTGCTCGCGACTGCCCTGCGTAGCGCCGGCAAGACAGTGCTCGGCCGCCGTGCGGCGGGGCCGGCGGAGGCCGAGGCGATGCTCGCGGCGTCGGTGGCGGAGATCGAGAGGAGGGGCGGAGCCAAGCTTGGCGACAAGACCCTGCTGGACGTCCTGGTCCCGTTCCAGCACGCCCTGGCGGCCCGGCTGGCCGGCGGTGCTGCCTGGCGCGAGGCCTTCGCGGACGCTCTGGCCGCCGCGAAGCGGGGCCTGGACGCCACCGCGACGATGACGCCGCGCGCCGGCCGCAGCCGGTGGCTGGCGGAGCGATCCCTGGGCTCCGTCGATGCCGGCGGCTCGGCCGTGTACCTCCTCCTGGAGGCCGCCGGCAGCTTCCTCCTGGCCCAGTAAGTTAGAGGCGGCGGCTCAGCGCCCCGCCGTCGCCCGGCCCCGGCGCGACACGGCATCGACTGTGACCGCCGCCAGCAGGACGGCCATCTCGACCATGTATTTGACGTCTGCGGGCTGGCCGGTGAGGTCGAGCCCGTTGGAGACGCTCCCGATGACGAGCGCGCCGATGAGCGCGCCCCAGACCGAGCCTCTGCCGCCAAAGAGGCTCGTGCCTCCGATGACGGCCGCGGCGATGGCCTCCAGGAGCAGCGTGCCGCCTCCCGTCTGCGTGCTCGCGGCCGAGCCGCGCGAAACCGCGAGCAGCCCGCCGGCGGCGGCGAGCATCGAGGCCAGCGAGAAGACGGCGATCCGGATCCGTGTCACCTGAATGCCCGCGCGGCGCGCCGCTTCGGCGTTGCCGCCGACGGCGTATATGTGGCGGCCGAACGTGGTCTTGGTCGTGATGAAGCCGAAGACGGCGATCAGGCCGACCAGGATCAGTCCCGCCACCGGCACGCCCTGCCATTGGTTGAGGACCGCCACGCTCACCGC
Above is a window of bacterium DNA encoding:
- a CDS encoding DAK2 domain-containing protein; amino-acid sequence: MSEAAGSTLDAAATVGLLRHLLAVVDERAEELNHLDSVAGDGDLGVTMKLGMKGALEALAATPDPTDVGSVLVTAGKAFGTEAPSTMGALLATALRSAGKTVLGRRAAGPAEAEAMLAASVAEIERRGGAKLGDKTLLDVLVPFQHALAARLAGGAAWREAFADALAAAKRGLDATATMTPRAGRSRWLAERSLGSVDAGGSAVYLLLEAAGSFLLAQ